A genomic region of Arachis hypogaea cultivar Tifrunner chromosome 5, arahy.Tifrunner.gnm2.J5K5, whole genome shotgun sequence contains the following coding sequences:
- the LOC112800626 gene encoding wall-associated receptor kinase-like 14 — MFLLHHHHTSFFIVLTILMALTRAQNLTNCDRHCGGKTLNYPFGFSEGCEVKLNCTEDQVKVGGFLVQNITASTIFISIPAKCNRTMGSIKPLFNDNFAPTWNNSFLVQNCTEEQGGCVIPASTFTGGQAEVESCDSSSGNISCFTPQSQKQRNNVVVGDVLSYDELKNTRCKFLFSSVALGQSKELLFLQFQVVELGWWIQGSCHDSGCSQNATCTEVTNPQGKNSSGFRCQCLHGFQGDGFINGTGCRRVLSCSASTVTSGGCGKTTKIGVIVGVITTGVLAVAVLLSLVCYCARRRSAWLSKHTTAKRLLREAAGNSSVPFYPYKEIERATNSFSDKQRLGTGAFGTVYAGKLHNDEWVAIKKIRHRDTNGVDQVMNEIKLLSSVSHANLVRLLGCCIEEGEQILVYEYMPNGTLSQHLQRERGKGLPWTIRLTIATETAKAIAYLHSAIHPPIYHRDIKSSNILLDYSFKSKVADFGLSRLGMTETSHISTAPQGTPGYVDPQYHQNFHLSDKSDVYSFGVVLVEIITALKVVDFGRQQSEVNLAALAVDRIRRGAIDEIIDPFLEPHQDAWTLYSIHKVAELAFRCLAFHSDMRPSMMEVAEELEHIKRSGWASTEENMCLASSVGSGNSSPRRGSDKSLGGIKLNKAGQGNEILIVTQKTGSFLKSMEAKDSSPVSVQDPWSSGHSSPSTNSLLDNAVH, encoded by the exons ATGTTTCTTCTTCATCACCACCACACAAGCTTCTTTATCGTGCTCACAATCTTGATGGCTTTGACGAGAGCACAAAACTTGACGAACTGCGATCGCCATTGCGGAGGGAAAACCCTGAACTACCCTTTTGGGTTCTCAGAAGGCTGCGAAGTGAAACTGAACTGTACCGAAGACCAAGTCAAAGTTGGCGGCTTTCTGGTTCAGAACATCACAGCTAGCACCATTTTCATCAGCATACCCGCGAAATGCAACCGCACCATGGGATCTATTAAGCCACTCTTCAATGACAATTTTGCCCCCACGTGGAACAACAGCTTCCTCGTGCAGAACTGCACGGAGGAGCAAGGTGGCTGCGTTATCCCCGCCTCCACCTTCACAGGCGGCCAGGCTGAGGTGGAGAGCTGCGACAGCAGCAGCGGTAACATCAGTTGTTTCACCCCGCAGAGCCAGAAACAGAGAAACAACGTTGTTGTTGGTGATGTTTTGAGTTACGATGAATTGAAAAACACTCGTTGCAAGTTCTTGTTCTCTTCGGTTGCTCTTGGGCAGAGCAAGGAGCTATTATTTCTGCAGTTTCAGGTGGTTGAGTTGGGGTGGTGGATTCAGGGTTCTTGTCATGATTCTGGTTGTTCTCAAAACGCTACCTGTACAGAGGTAACAAATCCTCAGGGGAAAAATAGTTCAGGGTTTCGCTGCCAGTGCCTTCATGGCTTCCAGGGAGATGGTTTCATCAACGGTACCGGTTGCCGGAGAG TTTTAAGTTGCAGTGCATCAACAGTAACATCGGGAGGATGTGGAAAAACAACCAAAATAGGTGTTATTGTTGGAG TGATCACAACTGGAGTTTTGGCCGTGGCTGTTCTTCTGTCTCTTGTATGCTACTGTGCCAGGCGCCGTTCTGCTTGGTTGAGCAAACATACAACAGCAAAGCGCCTCTTGCGTGAAGCTGCAGGCAACTCCAGTGTACCTTTCTACCCTTACAAAGAAATTGAAAGAGCAACAAATTCGTTCTCTGACAAGCAAAGGCTGGGAACTGGGGCTTTTGGTACAGTTTATGCTGGAAAACTTCACAATGATGAGTGGGTTGCTATAAAAAAGATAAGGCACAGAGATACCAACGGCGTTGACCAAGTCATGAATGAGATCAAGCTCCTTTCTTCTGTGAGTCATGCTAATCTAGTTCGCCTTCTTGGTTGCTGCATAGAGGAGGGAGAGCAGATCCTTGTTTACGAATATATGCCTAATGGAACACTTTCTCAGCATCTGCAAAGAGAGAGGGGTAAAGGTCTTCCATGGACAATAAGACTTACTATTGCAACTGAAACTGCTAAAGCAATCGCATATCTTCATTCAGCAATTCATCCACCAATTTACCACAGAGACATCAAATCCAGTAATATACTCTTGGATTACAGCTTCAAATCTAAAGTTGCCGATTTTGGGCTTTCTAGGCTTGGCATGACAGAAACATCACATATCTCAACTGCTCCACAAGGGACTCCGGGTTATGTTGATCCCCAATACCACCAGAACTTCCATCTTTCTGATAAAAGTGATGTCTACAGCTTTGGAGTGGTTTTGGTAGAGATAATAACTGCCTTGAAAGTGGTTGATTTCGGTCGACAACAAAGTGAGGTCAATTTAGCAGCACTTGCTGTTGATAGGATTAGGAGGGGTGCCATAGATGAGATCATAGATCCCTTCCTTGAACCACATCAAGATGCTTGGACACTCTATTCAATTCATAAGGTGGCTGAGCTTGCATTTAGGTGTCTTGCTTTCCATAGCGACATGAGGCCTAGTATGATGGAAGTGGCAGAGGAGCTAGAACACATCAAGCGCAGTGGATGGGCATCCACCGAGGAAAATATGTGTCTAGCTTCATCAGTTGGGTCTGGAAACTCATCTCCTCGCAGAGGAAGTGACAAGTCACTGGGCGGTATTAAGTTAAATAAAGCAGGGCAAGGGAATGAGATATTGATCGTTACGCAGAAGACCGGAAGCTTTTTGAAATCAATGGAGGCAAAGGACAGCTCTCCTGTATCAGTGCAGGATCCTTGGTCAAGTGGACACAGCTCACCTTCAACAAACAGTTTGTTGGACAATGCAGTTCATTGA
- the LOC112800628 gene encoding uncharacterized protein, whose product MVCAISLPFSALSLQRLSVRNATSYSSKPQKITNKPVTALPGAVPSGRRQLLLLLTASAGLAAKEAIAQDIPLFGIRKSLKRVEEEAEEIVREGFEAADKGLESAEKGLETAERGLEAAEKGIETAEREITSAVSFGDLAQAGVVAGAEFLGVLVATAVVNGILGPEAQKSS is encoded by the coding sequence ATGGTTTGTGCAATTTCACTACCGTTTTCAGCTCTCTCTCTTCAACGTCTCAGCGTGCGCAATGCGACATCGTACTCAAGTAAGCCGCAGAAGATAACTAACAAGCCAGTAACGGCCTTACCGGGTGCCGTTCCCTCGGGGCGGAGGCAGCTGCTTTTGTTACTGACGGCGTCTGCGGGATTGGCGGCAAAGGAAGCGATTGCGCAGGATATTCCACTGTTCGGGATACGGAAGAGTTTGAAGAGGGTGGAGGAAGAGGCCGAGGAGATCGTGAGGGAAGGATTTGAAGCCGCGGACAAGGGGCTCGAGTCAGCAGAGAAGGGGCTGGAGACGGCGGAGAGAGGGCTAGAGGCGGCGGAGAAGGGGATAGAGACGGCGGAGAGGGAGATAACGTCTGCAGTGAGCTTTGGGGATTTGGCGCAGGCGGGAGTGGTGGCCGGAGCGGAGTTTTTGGGGGTTTTGGTTGCGACGGCAGTGGTGAACGGTATTCTTGGGCCTGAAGCTCAAAAATCATCGTGA
- the LOC112800627 gene encoding uncharacterized protein isoform X1 yields the protein MAEEAAASETSATVAQPAETVAVVGTVNPTEHEKSGITVDATVESTAQGGAESVSVSNGDNAGEASGSDPQKSLEFADELMEKGNTAMKENDFGEAADNFSRALEISRVSRYGELAPECVHTYYKYGCALLYKAQEEADPLADVPKKEDGSQHGSTKDGSMKSSVNAESSTASFSSNIEQDVTSTDQGPAVDDESAKNDQEEDEEDSDAEDLAEADEDESDLDLAWKMLDIARAIVEKHSVNTIEQVDILSALADVALEREDFETSLSDYQKALSILEQLVEPDDRKIADLNFRICLCLEVGSRPQEAIPYCEKATSVCKARLHRLTEEVKRILDSTSSVSESQQNVQTSEFENSVSDKQAEIETLKGLSSELEKKLEDLQQLVLNPKSILSEILGIAAAKAGAKESSPGKVSSSQMATADSSAGFDSPTISTAHTNGSTGVTHLGVVGRGVKRPSNSSVPEASAPKKPSLESTDGKGDGDKS from the exons ATGGCGGAAGAAGCTGCTGCATCTGAAACCTCTGCCACAGTGGCTCAGCCAGCGGAAACTGTTGCTGTTGTTGGAACCGTAAACCCTACCGAGCATGAAAAGAGCGGAATCACTGTGGATGCTACCGTGGAATCCACAGCGCAAGGCGGAGCGGAGTCGGTTTCGGTTTCCAACGGCGACAACGCCGGAGAAGCTTCCGGTAGTGATCCTCAGAAGTCCTTGGAGTTCGCGGATGAGCTAATGGAGAAGGGGAACACAGCCATGAAAGAGAACGATTTTGGAGAGGCAGCTGATAACTTCAGCCGCGCTCTTGAGATCAG TAGAGTTTCCCGCTATGGTGAACTTGCTCCCGAGTGTGTACACACCTACTACAAATATGGCTGCGCACTGTTATACAAGGCTCAGGAGGAAGCTGATCCTTTGGCTGATGTGCCCAAGAAGGAGGATGGATCTCAACATGGCTCCACAAAAGATGGATCTATGAAGAGTTCTGTAAATGCTGAATCTTCTACTGCATCTTTTTCAAGCAACATTGAGCAGGATGTAACTTCAACTGACCAGGGTCCAGCAGTGGATGATG AGTCTGCTAAGAATGACCaggaagaagatgaggaggatagTGATGCTGAGGACTTGGCAGAAGCTGATGAAGATGAGTCTGACCTGGACTTGGCATGGAAAATGCTTGATATAGCTAGAGCCATTGTTGAAAAGCACTCTGTCAATACAATAGAACAAGTGGACATATTATCAGCATTGGCAGATGTTGCATTGGAAAGAG AGGATTTTGAAACTTCTCTCTCTGATTACCAGAAGGCACTATCCATTTTAGAACAGCTGGTTGAACCAGATGATAGGAAAATTGCTGACTT AAATTTCCGTATATGTTTGTGTTTGGAGGTTGGTTCTAGACCTCAAGAAGCAATTCCTTATTGTGAAAAGGCTACATCTGTTTGTAAAGCAAGGTTACATCGGCTGACAGAAGAAGTAAAGAGGATTTTGGACTCAACATCCTCTGTTTCCGAGTCACAACAGAATGTACAAACATCTGAGTTTGAAAACTCGGTTTCAGATAAACAGGCAGAGATTGAAACTCTCAAAGGTCTCTCAAGTGAATTGGAAAAGAAG CTTGAAGATCTGCAGCAGCTGGTTTTGaatccaaaatcaattctttCCGAGATCCTGGGAATAGCAGCTGCCAAGGCAGGTGCGAAGGAATCATCTCCAGGAAAAGTGAGCTCCTCACAGATGGCTACTGCTGACAGCAGTGCAGGTTTTGACTCTCCAACCATTTCCACTGCTCACACCAATGGATCCACCGGAGTCACACATCTTGGTGTGGTAGGTAGGGGAGTTAAGCGTCCATCAAATTCCAGTGTACCAGAAGCCAGCGCACCAAAAAAACCATCACTAGAATCAACTGATGGCAAAGGTGATGGCGACAAATCTTGA
- the LOC112800627 gene encoding uncharacterized protein isoform X2 produces MAEEAAASETSATVAQPAETVAVVGTVNPTEHEKSGITVDATVESTAQGGAESVSVSNGDNAGEASGSDPQKSLEFADELMEKGNTAMKENDFGEAADNFSRALEIRVSRYGELAPECVHTYYKYGCALLYKAQEEADPLADVPKKEDGSQHGSTKDGSMKSSVNAESSTASFSSNIEQDVTSTDQGPAVDDESAKNDQEEDEEDSDAEDLAEADEDESDLDLAWKMLDIARAIVEKHSVNTIEQVDILSALADVALEREDFETSLSDYQKALSILEQLVEPDDRKIADLNFRICLCLEVGSRPQEAIPYCEKATSVCKARLHRLTEEVKRILDSTSSVSESQQNVQTSEFENSVSDKQAEIETLKGLSSELEKKLEDLQQLVLNPKSILSEILGIAAAKAGAKESSPGKVSSSQMATADSSAGFDSPTISTAHTNGSTGVTHLGVVGRGVKRPSNSSVPEASAPKKPSLESTDGKGDGDKS; encoded by the exons ATGGCGGAAGAAGCTGCTGCATCTGAAACCTCTGCCACAGTGGCTCAGCCAGCGGAAACTGTTGCTGTTGTTGGAACCGTAAACCCTACCGAGCATGAAAAGAGCGGAATCACTGTGGATGCTACCGTGGAATCCACAGCGCAAGGCGGAGCGGAGTCGGTTTCGGTTTCCAACGGCGACAACGCCGGAGAAGCTTCCGGTAGTGATCCTCAGAAGTCCTTGGAGTTCGCGGATGAGCTAATGGAGAAGGGGAACACAGCCATGAAAGAGAACGATTTTGGAGAGGCAGCTGATAACTTCAGCCGCGCTCTTGAGATCAG AGTTTCCCGCTATGGTGAACTTGCTCCCGAGTGTGTACACACCTACTACAAATATGGCTGCGCACTGTTATACAAGGCTCAGGAGGAAGCTGATCCTTTGGCTGATGTGCCCAAGAAGGAGGATGGATCTCAACATGGCTCCACAAAAGATGGATCTATGAAGAGTTCTGTAAATGCTGAATCTTCTACTGCATCTTTTTCAAGCAACATTGAGCAGGATGTAACTTCAACTGACCAGGGTCCAGCAGTGGATGATG AGTCTGCTAAGAATGACCaggaagaagatgaggaggatagTGATGCTGAGGACTTGGCAGAAGCTGATGAAGATGAGTCTGACCTGGACTTGGCATGGAAAATGCTTGATATAGCTAGAGCCATTGTTGAAAAGCACTCTGTCAATACAATAGAACAAGTGGACATATTATCAGCATTGGCAGATGTTGCATTGGAAAGAG AGGATTTTGAAACTTCTCTCTCTGATTACCAGAAGGCACTATCCATTTTAGAACAGCTGGTTGAACCAGATGATAGGAAAATTGCTGACTT AAATTTCCGTATATGTTTGTGTTTGGAGGTTGGTTCTAGACCTCAAGAAGCAATTCCTTATTGTGAAAAGGCTACATCTGTTTGTAAAGCAAGGTTACATCGGCTGACAGAAGAAGTAAAGAGGATTTTGGACTCAACATCCTCTGTTTCCGAGTCACAACAGAATGTACAAACATCTGAGTTTGAAAACTCGGTTTCAGATAAACAGGCAGAGATTGAAACTCTCAAAGGTCTCTCAAGTGAATTGGAAAAGAAG CTTGAAGATCTGCAGCAGCTGGTTTTGaatccaaaatcaattctttCCGAGATCCTGGGAATAGCAGCTGCCAAGGCAGGTGCGAAGGAATCATCTCCAGGAAAAGTGAGCTCCTCACAGATGGCTACTGCTGACAGCAGTGCAGGTTTTGACTCTCCAACCATTTCCACTGCTCACACCAATGGATCCACCGGAGTCACACATCTTGGTGTGGTAGGTAGGGGAGTTAAGCGTCCATCAAATTCCAGTGTACCAGAAGCCAGCGCACCAAAAAAACCATCACTAGAATCAACTGATGGCAAAGGTGATGGCGACAAATCTTGA